The Puniceicoccaceae bacterium nucleotide sequence TGTTTTTGAACCTGCTACACGGAGGGACGACGTGTATCCTGCTCCGGCGAAGCCGGATCGAGAGAGTCCGTAGGACGAACGGTGTTGGATAAGATGCGGTTGGATGGAACAGGCTGACGCACTGCTGGGAGTTGGAACATCGTTCAGCTGAGCTTCACTGGATGGACTGGCGGGGCCAGTCCAACAGGATGCGCTGCGCGCAACAGGTTTTTTGTGAGTGGTTCTTGAAGCTGTTGCTGGGAAAGGTGTAACCGATGAGGTTTTCGAGTGTCCAGGGGTCGGAATTTTTCCAAATTCCGCTACGGGGGACCGATGGCTTGGGAAGGAGCGTGGCGGGCTGGAACGGCAAAGACTGCGGGATCAAAGTCGTTTTCCCCAGAACTGCATGACGTGGGAAACTTCATGTGACGAGCCGGGTTCTTTCCAGGAAAAATCGGTCGTGAGTCCTTCCATTTTCTCAAAACCCCGCTTCCGCCAAAACCCATCCAGCGTCCGGTAATCATCGGGCATTCGCTCATCTTCTTCGGGCCGAACCACCGCACAGAATGTCAGCCAATCGAAGGTTCCCAACGAACGTGCATGCTGTTCGCGATGATCAAAAAAGGCATGTCCAATCCCGCTTCCCCTGTAAGCGGGCAGCAGCACGGATTCCCCAAAGTAGAAAATTCGGTCCCGATCCATGCCGCGCTGCTCAAAGGGAGCTGCAAATGCATCCGCATGCCCCACCAGCGGGGATGCAGTTGAGGCACCCACGATCACTGCTCCGTCCCGCGCAACCACGATCAGCGAATCTTCTGCAGCGCTGAATTTTTCGAGATAACGCTGCTCATACTCGAGGCTTCCCTCATACAGATAGGGCCACTCCCGGAACACGCGGATACGCAGCTCCGCCAGCGCAGGCAATGCCTGCGAGCGCTCAGGACCCACAAGCGACTCCACCCGAATCATGCTCCAACTCCTTTTCCTTCATGCGATGCGCAGAACTCAAAACCTGTGTTGCATGGCTGCACAGCGAAAACCTTGCACGCTTCAAAAACAGTTTGTGATGCGAATTCCATCCTTATTGAACAGCTTCACCTACCTCCATAAACTACTGTCACAGAAGTTCAAACGGATTTCAGAGGAAAGTCTGCAAATGCTGCCTGCTTTCGAAGCGCTTCGCTAAGCATGGCAACCCAGGACGCTCACCTCCCGATGCGGGTTCCTGAAGGCAATGGCAGTTTTTTCATCTCTGAACGCTTTATCCTTATCATGAGGGAATTCTTCGATATGTTCGCAAGACACATAAGTTCCACCTTTCCCCATCATGAGCAAAACTGTATCACCACCCCCAGATCCGAAACCCGCACCATCCGGCGGATGGATGAACCGATGCTTAAAAACCATCGAAGTGCTCGGCAACCGACTACCCGATCCTGCAGTGCTTTTTGCCCTGCTCATGCTGCTGGTCTGGTTCAGCTCCTGGGTGCTCTCCGGCATCACATTCGCCGAAATCGATCCGCGCACAGGGGAAAACATCCGCATCGCAAACCAGCTGACCGGCACTGCGCTCACTCAGTTTGCAGCGAATCTGGTCCATACCTTTGTCCTGTTTCCTCCTCTGGGAGTGGTGCTCGTCGCCATGCTCGGCCTCGGCGTGGCGGAATACACGGGATTCATCAATGCGGGCCTGCGCTCGATCCTTTCCGTCACTCCCAGAATGCTGCTCACCCCCGTGCTGATTGGGGTCAGTGTGTTGAGCCATGTTGCCGTCGATGCGGGCTATGTGCTGGTGATTCCTCTGGGTGCAGTCATCTTTCATGCTGCCGGGCGACATCCACTTGCAGGCATTGCCGCCGCATTTGCAGGAGTTTCCGGGGGATTTTCGGCAACACTGTTTGTGCCATCAAGCCTCGACCCACTGCTGGCTGGCATGACACAGGTATCCGCCCAGCTCATCGATCCATCGCTCACCGTCAACTCACTCAACAATTACGTCTTCACGACTGCGTCCACGTTTCTGATCATCGGCATTGGCTGGTACCTGACCGACCGCGTCATCGAACCCCGCCTCCAGGACACTGAAGTCGACGGCGACCCCTCTCAAATGGTGCAAATGGAGGCGCTCAGCCCACAAGAACGCAAGGGCCTCGTAGCGGCCAGCATCTCCATGTTCCTGCTGCTGCTACTGCTTGCGGTGACCCTGTTGCCGGAATCCACTCCCTGGGCTGCCGATCCGTCACAGGTTGCGCAGGGCATGCATCCGCTGCTGGTCAATGCCTCCCCGTTGATGAAATCCATCGTGACTCTCATTTTCATCGGTTTTCTGATTCCCGGTGTGGTTTATGGGGTGGTTTCGGGAAGCGTAAAAACCCACCGCGATGTGATCAAGGGCATGAGTCAGTCCATGAGCGGCATGGGATATTACATCGTCATGGCATTCTTCTGTGCCCTGTTTCTCTATGCGTTCAACCAGTCCAACCTTGGAGTGTTGCTTGCACTCAAGGGGGCCAATGCGCTCAAGGCACTGGGGCTTCCCATGGCGATGACCCTGGTTGGCATCGTTCTGTTGTCCGGCACGATCAATCTGTTTGTCGGCTCTGCCTCCGCAAAATGGGCGCTCATCGGTGCCATCATGGTTCCCATGCTGATGGAGCTGGGCATCTCTCCCGATCTGACTCAGGCGGCCTACCGGGTAGGCGATTCATCGACCAACATCATCACTCCCCTGATGCCCTACTTTCCCCTCATTGTGATCTTCTGCCAAAAATACGTCAAAGGCAGTGGCATCGGCACACTGGTGGCACTGATGTTGCCCTATTCGATCGCCATGTTGATCCTGTGGACCCTGTTTCTACTGGGGTTCTGGATGCTCGGCATTCCGCTTGGATTTGGATCGAGCTACCTTTACGCTCCTGCCAGTTGAACCCTTTCCTACCCGATGTCCCGGAATTCCCATTCCCCAAACAAACGACTGGCTGACACGCGGGATCTTCACCTCGCGATGCGCTCCTGGTTCGGATATGAGCGATTCACCGAAACACGGGACAGGCAGATCGATGGTCTGCAAATCCCTGTGTATGTGAACGAGTTCTGGACTGCCCGTCAGCGGGATGGGCACTCCCTGCACGAGCTTTCGTATCGCGCCTGCTACAAACCACAACTACCGGGCTTCTTTATCGAACGCTTCTGCGATCCCGGAGATCGGGTATACGATCCGTTCATGGGTCGGGGAACCACGTTGATCGAAGCTCAGTTGAGAGGATGCATCGCCGTTGGGAACGATGCAAATCCACTCTCCCGAATCCTCGCAGCACCGCGTCTGCAGCCGCCCACTCTGCGCCAAGTGGAACAGCGCCTACAGGCAATATCCCTCGACAGTGAGGAAGCGCATGACACCGAACTTCACACTTTTTTTGATCCGGCAACCCTGACAGAACTCTACGCATGGCGGGCCTATTTCCGCAAACGCGAGCAGCAGCAGGAAATCGATGCCGTGGATCGCTGGATCCAGATGGTTGCCTGCAATCGGCTCACGGGGCATTCCCCTGGATTCTTCTCGGTCTATACACTGCCTCCCAATCAGGCCACCTCCGTCATTGCCCAACAGAAGATCAATGCCAAGCGCGGACAAATCCCCGAATACCGCGATACCCGTGCGCTCATTCTTCGCAAATCCCGCCAATTGCTCAAAGATCCACTGCCCCGGGATTACCGCAACCAAATGGCCGATATCCACTGTGCTTCCGCAGATCAAACACCTGCGATTCCGAGCGATTCGATCCGACTTGTAGTCACATCCCCGCCCTTCCTCGACACAGTGGACTACGTACAGGACAACTGGCTGCGCAACTGGTTTTGTGACATCTCGATTGATCGTTCCCAAATCTGGCAACTGCGCTCATTACCCGCCTGGGTCGAGCGCATGACCGCAGTCTTTCACGAACTGCGGCGCGTGCTGCAACCCAACGGATGGGTCGCATTTGAAGTGGGGGAAATCCGCAAGCAAAAACTTTTGCTTGAAAACGAAGTCGTGCGCGCTGCCACGGCAGCAGGATTGATTGCCGAGTGCATCCTGATTCACTCGCAGAACTTCACCAAAACCGCCAACTGCTGGGGAGTCGCAAACAACCAGGCAGGTACCAACAGCAACCGCATCGTGCTGCTGCGCAAACCTGCCTGAAGCTCCAACTGGCAGGCTGCCCTCGCGCCAGATGGAATCGTTTGTGCGGACTCATCCCTGCCGCACCCGCTCCGCATAGGCCTGCATCAGTTGACGACACAGTGGACCCACCTGACCGTCGCTGATGCGCTGACCATCAATTCTGGTGATCGGGGCGACACCCTTGGTGGTGCTCGTCACCCACACCTCCTGTGCCATCGCAAGCTCACGCATCGACAGGGTGCGCTCCTCTGGTGCAATCCCCGCACGTCGCAGCTCCTCCAGCACCACCGAGCGGGTAACTCCGTGCAACACGCCTGTCCCCGGTGTCACCACCTGCCCGTCAATACAGGCAAAAATATTGCTGCGCGAGGTTTCCAGCGCGTTCCCCGCAAAATGAAAAAGTGGCTCCAGCGCCCCCTGCCGCCGCACTTCCGGTTCCCAGTAAATCGACGGGAGGTAGTGCGTTGACTTCGCTTCCGGCAAAAAACGCTGATACTCGAATGTGAGCAGCGTTCCACCATGTGTATACAAGCGTTCGGGATAGGCTGGCAAGGGCACAGGAACCACGTGGAGTTCCGACTCCATCACTTCCGCCTCCACACTCGCTGCAGGGACCGCAAACAGTTTCAGTCCAAACGTGGCCTGCTCCCCCTCCGCAGCGCGCTGCGCAATCCAGGACAGCACGCCTTGCTCCTCCTGCGGAATCACCAGTCGCAACATGGACATGGTGCGGTAAAACCGCTGCACGTGTCGCTCCGCAAAGACGGGGCGTCGATCCACAACTTTAAGAAAATCAAAGGCTGCGTAGCCTCGATTCATCGCAATGCTCTGCACAGGAACATAACCACTCCCCATGCAGTTCACGGAGTCAGTTGATACGGTCGGATTCATAAAAAAGAGGAATGCCAACGGTCAATCCAACCGCGCGATCCATCTGCAATGCAACCACATTCACCGAACAATAGAAAGCCTGTTCACAAGATAGAAAGGACGATTTTTCACTCCTTCACCTCCATCGCATATGATGCGGTCAAAGCGACCGGACTGCTCACTCCCCTGCGCTTGATCCCGCTACGCTCATTCCAGCCATGAGCGGGCACTGCAACCGGACCAGATAAGCGCCCGGGTTCAGTCATTGGGATCCCGAACAATGCGCAGCATGCGGTCATCCTCATCCTCCGCTCCCTCGTCACCCTCATCAAAGAGTGCCACATACTGAAAGAGGTCGGGTCGGCGATCCATGCGCTGCCTCACACTGCCCGAGGTTCGGGAGCGGTAGAGGTCATTGATATCGAGATCCGAAACCAGCAACATTTCCACGTTGCTGTCAGCTTCGGCCTGAATCCCATCGCGCGCGAACTCGAAGTCGTTGGGTGTAAAAATCCCCGCCTTGCCATAGTGGATATCCATCGCCGGCACGCTCGGCAGGTTGCCAATAATGCCAGTGGTGACCACGTAGATCTGGTTTTCGATTGCGCGTGCCTGTGAGCACAGCCGCACACGCTGATAGGCGGGACGGTCGTCCGTACAGTAGGGAACAAAAATGATTTCCGCACCTGCATCCGCAAGGTAGCGTGCGGCTTCGGGAAATTCACTGTCGTAGCAAATGAGGATGCCGATGCGAGCTTTCGGAGTATTGATGACATGCAGGCGGTCGCCGCCCGTGATGCCCCAGTATTTCAACTCTGATGGCGTGATGTGCAGCTTCGGCTGCAGCATGACCTGTCCGTCCGGAAAACAGACCGGCGACATGTTGTAAATCTTGCCATCGCGTCGCATCGGGTGACTGCCGGCAATGATGTGAATGCCATACTCGCGGGCCAGCCGGGTCATCAGTTCCATGAACGGCGCTTCCAGATCGGCCAGTCGACTGATGCCCTCCATCGAGGGCAGATTGCGCAGGCGTTCCTGCGAGAGCAGCTGCACGGAAAAAAACTCGGGAAACACTACAAAATCCGCACGATAATCGTGCGCGGAGTCCACAAAATATTCCACCTGATCCGCAAACTCCTGAAAGCTGAGGATGCGTCGAACCTGGTACTGCACACAGGCCACCCGGACCTTGCGCTGGTCATCGTCAATGGGCACGTAGTCCGGGTTCTGCCACTCGATCAGGGTCGCGTGATTGCGGCTGTTCGGATCGATGATGTAGCGCTTGAGAATCCCGCGCACAATGAAGCCTTCACGCAGCTGAAAACTGAGCACCAGATCCTGAATTTCTCCACTCTCCACCTTGCGCACATAGTCTTCCGGGGACAAGTGTTCGGCATAGTCGCGGTAACCGTGAATGCGCCCTCCTGCTAGGATTCGCTTGAGGTTGAGGCGGCGACAAAGTTCCCTTCGTGCCTCATACAATTTCGCTCCGATTCCCTTTCCACGGCAGTCGGGATCCACATACACATCAGCACCGTAGAGGGTATCGCCTCGCGGGTCGTGATTGTAAAAATAGCCACCATCAGTCATGCCCGCATAGGTGTGGGGGCGATAGGGATTGTCCCCCAGATTGACAATGAGCGATGCGACTGCACCGACCAGCTTGCCATCCAGTTCTGCCACAATCTGCCCATCCGGAAAAATCGTCTGATGGGTCCGCAGGTGGCTGCGTGTCCACACCACATTTTCTTCCGACATGACCGGAAAACTCTTTTTGTTCAGTGCGATGAGCGTCTCGATGTCTGCCTCACACGCTTTGCGTAGAATCACTTCTGCCATGACAATCAGGGGTTTCATGCGCGTACATCGCGCATCATTTCCCAATGATATGGGTCTGCCACGGCAGTTCAAGCAAGGACCCGATTCCTCTCCGTTTGTGCATACAAATGAATTCCTCTGCGAGGCGTTCCACAGCCCTTTCTGAAGCGCTATACTGCTCAAAATCTGCCCGACCAACTTGTAGCTGCATGCTTTCGCGATTGTCGAATGACCGCTCGTTCGGGTAAGATTTCCCTTTATTTTCACCCCAACTCCAAACATTGCCATGAATCGAGTCTTCTCCAAATTTCGTCCGGTCCAGCGCTACGAAAAGAATCCGATCATCACCGCCGATCTGGTTCCCTTCAATTGCCGCGGCATCTTCAACTCCAGCGTGGTCAAGCACAAGGATCGCTACCTGATGGTGCTGCGCTGCGAGGGCTACAACTTCTACAACTTCTTCGCCCTTGCAGAAAGTGCCAACGGGGTGGATTCATGGACATTCATCAAGGAAATTCCCCTGCCGCAGGATCCCGACTACAAGAAGTTCTCTCGGGTGCAGTATGATCCGCGCATCACCCTCATCGGTGACACCTACTACCTGACGTTCTGCTGCCACCATTCGGAGGCCCGCATGGGGCTGATGTGTACCCGAGACTGGGAAGACTTCGAATGGATGGGGTTCATCACGGGTCCCGGTTTCCGCAACACCGTGTTGTTTCCCGAAAAAATCGATGGACTCTTCACCGCGCTCGAACGCCCCAATGCGCTGGGTGAAATCTGGGTCACGCGTTCACCTGACCTTCAGTTCTGGGGCAAGCAGGATCTGCTGATGACCCAGGGGCAGTGCAGTTTTGGGTGGGGCAAGATCGGTCCGTGCGGCACTCCCATCGCGACAGATGAGGGGTGGTTGATCATCTTCCACGGTGTGAGCGTGGTGTGCGATTATGAATACCTCTATCATGCCGGAGTTTTACTTGCGGATCGAAACAACCCCGCCAAACTCATCCGCGTTGCCGACGAGTGCATCCTGACACCCGAGGAACCCTACGAAAACGTTGGACACACCCCCAACTGCGTCTTTGCCTCCTCGCATGTCGTGGAGCCGGACGGCAGCATCAAGCTGTACTACGGTGCGTCTGACCGCTACCAGTGCGTGGCTTTTACCTCCGTGAAGAACCTTCTGGAGATGGCACTGCACCGCTGATCGCTCCGACTCAGCGCGATCCGATTCCGGCATCTGTACTCGAAACAGCCGCTCGTGCGATTTCCACATCCTGTGCCACTTCATCCCGGATCCGTTCCCAGTGGAACAGGTTATCCGGGTTGGCATCAAATGCGTTGTGGTTGTAGTGCGTCAACGGCATGTCCCGATAGAGCGGACGGGTGATCTCCACCAGATCATCCCAGTGCTGAA carries:
- a CDS encoding GNAT family N-acetyltransferase, producing MIRVESLVGPERSQALPALAELRIRVFREWPYLYEGSLEYEQRYLEKFSAAEDSLIVVARDGAVIVGASTASPLVGHADAFAAPFEQRGMDRDRIFYFGESVLLPAYRGSGIGHAFFDHREQHARSLGTFDWLTFCAVVRPEEDERMPDDYRTLDGFWRKRGFEKMEGLTTDFSWKEPGSSHEVSHVMQFWGKRL
- a CDS encoding DNA methyltransferase, which codes for MSRNSHSPNKRLADTRDLHLAMRSWFGYERFTETRDRQIDGLQIPVYVNEFWTARQRDGHSLHELSYRACYKPQLPGFFIERFCDPGDRVYDPFMGRGTTLIEAQLRGCIAVGNDANPLSRILAAPRLQPPTLRQVEQRLQAISLDSEEAHDTELHTFFDPATLTELYAWRAYFRKREQQQEIDAVDRWIQMVACNRLTGHSPGFFSVYTLPPNQATSVIAQQKINAKRGQIPEYRDTRALILRKSRQLLKDPLPRDYRNQMADIHCASADQTPAIPSDSIRLVVTSPPFLDTVDYVQDNWLRNWFCDISIDRSQIWQLRSLPAWVERMTAVFHELRRVLQPNGWVAFEVGEIRKQKLLLENEVVRAATAAGLIAECILIHSQNFTKTANCWGVANNQAGTNSNRIVLLRKPA
- a CDS encoding AbgT family transporter, with amino-acid sequence MNRCLKTIEVLGNRLPDPAVLFALLMLLVWFSSWVLSGITFAEIDPRTGENIRIANQLTGTALTQFAANLVHTFVLFPPLGVVLVAMLGLGVAEYTGFINAGLRSILSVTPRMLLTPVLIGVSVLSHVAVDAGYVLVIPLGAVIFHAAGRHPLAGIAAAFAGVSGGFSATLFVPSSLDPLLAGMTQVSAQLIDPSLTVNSLNNYVFTTASTFLIIGIGWYLTDRVIEPRLQDTEVDGDPSQMVQMEALSPQERKGLVAASISMFLLLLLLAVTLLPESTPWAADPSQVAQGMHPLLVNASPLMKSIVTLIFIGFLIPGVVYGVVSGSVKTHRDVIKGMSQSMSGMGYYIVMAFFCALFLYAFNQSNLGVLLALKGANALKALGLPMAMTLVGIVLLSGTINLFVGSASAKWALIGAIMVPMLMELGISPDLTQAAYRVGDSSTNIITPLMPYFPLIVIFCQKYVKGSGIGTLVALMLPYSIAMLILWTLFLLGFWMLGIPLGFGSSYLYAPAS
- a CDS encoding bifunctional GNAT family N-acetyltransferase/carbon-nitrogen hydrolase family protein encodes the protein MKPLIVMAEVILRKACEADIETLIALNKKSFPVMSEENVVWTRSHLRTHQTIFPDGQIVAELDGKLVGAVASLIVNLGDNPYRPHTYAGMTDGGYFYNHDPRGDTLYGADVYVDPDCRGKGIGAKLYEARRELCRRLNLKRILAGGRIHGYRDYAEHLSPEDYVRKVESGEIQDLVLSFQLREGFIVRGILKRYIIDPNSRNHATLIEWQNPDYVPIDDDQRKVRVACVQYQVRRILSFQEFADQVEYFVDSAHDYRADFVVFPEFFSVQLLSQERLRNLPSMEGISRLADLEAPFMELMTRLAREYGIHIIAGSHPMRRDGKIYNMSPVCFPDGQVMLQPKLHITPSELKYWGITGGDRLHVINTPKARIGILICYDSEFPEAARYLADAGAEIIFVPYCTDDRPAYQRVRLCSQARAIENQIYVVTTGIIGNLPSVPAMDIHYGKAGIFTPNDFEFARDGIQAEADSNVEMLLVSDLDINDLYRSRTSGSVRQRMDRRPDLFQYVALFDEGDEGAEDEDDRMLRIVRDPND
- a CDS encoding aminotransferase class IV encodes the protein MNPTVSTDSVNCMGSGYVPVQSIAMNRGYAAFDFLKVVDRRPVFAERHVQRFYRTMSMLRLVIPQEEQGVLSWIAQRAAEGEQATFGLKLFAVPAASVEAEVMESELHVVPVPLPAYPERLYTHGGTLLTFEYQRFLPEAKSTHYLPSIYWEPEVRRQGALEPLFHFAGNALETSRSNIFACIDGQVVTPGTGVLHGVTRSVVLEELRRAGIAPEERTLSMRELAMAQEVWVTSTTKGVAPITRIDGQRISDGQVGPLCRQLMQAYAERVRQG
- a CDS encoding glycoside hydrolase family 130 protein produces the protein MNRVFSKFRPVQRYEKNPIITADLVPFNCRGIFNSSVVKHKDRYLMVLRCEGYNFYNFFALAESANGVDSWTFIKEIPLPQDPDYKKFSRVQYDPRITLIGDTYYLTFCCHHSEARMGLMCTRDWEDFEWMGFITGPGFRNTVLFPEKIDGLFTALERPNALGEIWVTRSPDLQFWGKQDLLMTQGQCSFGWGKIGPCGTPIATDEGWLIIFHGVSVVCDYEYLYHAGVLLADRNNPAKLIRVADECILTPEEPYENVGHTPNCVFASSHVVEPDGSIKLYYGASDRYQCVAFTSVKNLLEMALHR